From the Pediococcus acidilactici genome, the window GGTTTTTCGCGGGACTAATGTAAATATTAGTCGTCGATTTCTGATACAACACCGGCACCAACAGTGTGTCCACCTTCACGAACAGTGAACTTAGTACCTTTTTCAATAGCAACTGGTTCGATAAGTTCTACAGTAAATGTAACGTTATCACCAGGCATAACCATTTCAACGTTGTCAGGCAATTCGATAACACCTGTTACGTCAGTTGTATGGAAGTAGAATTGTGGGCGGTAGTTTGAGAAGAATGGAGTATGACGTCCACCTTCTTCTTTTGATAGAACATAAACTTCACCCTTGAACTTCTTGTGAGTTTGGATTGAGCCAGGAGCAGCCAATACTTGACCACGAACGACTTCATCACGGTTGATACCACGTAGAAGTGCACCAACGTTATCGCCGGCTTCACCAACATCAAGAGTCTTACGGAACATTTCAAGACCAGTAATTGTAGTCTTCTTAACGTCGTCTTTAAGACCGATGATTTCTACTTCGTCACCAACTTTAACTTCACCACGGTCGATACGACCTGAAGCAACTGTACCACGACCAGTGATCGTAAATACGTCTTCAACAGGCATCAAGAATGGCTTGTCAGTTGAACGTTCTGGTGTTGGAATGTATTCATCAATTGTGTCCATAAGTTCCATGATAACTTTTTCTTGTTCTGGGTCGCCTTCAAGAGCCTTCAAAGCTGAACCGCGGAGAAC encodes:
- the tuf gene encoding elongation factor Tu, which encodes MAKEHYERTKPHVNIGTIGHVDHGKTTLTAAITKVLSEKGLAQASDYADIDAAPEEKERGITINTAHVEYETEKRHYAHIDAPGHADYVKNMITGAAQMDGAILVVAATDGPMPQTREHILLAHQVGVDYIVVFLNKTDLVDDDELVDLVEMEVRELLSEYDFPGDDVPVLRGSALKALEGDPEQEKVIMELMDTIDEYIPTPERSTDKPFLMPVEDVFTITGRGTVASGRIDRGEVKVGDEVEIIGLKDDVKKTTITGLEMFRKTLDVGEAGDNVGALLRGINRDEVVRGQVLAAPGSIQTHKKFKGEVYVLSKEEGGRHTPFFSNYRPQFYFHTTDVTGVIELPDNVEMVMPGDNVTFTVELIEPVAIEKGTKFTVREGGHTVGAGVVSEIDD